A region of Streptomyces deccanensis DNA encodes the following proteins:
- a CDS encoding Bax inhibitor-1/YccA family membrane protein, which translates to MRSSNPVFSRRGFSRDNGYAGFNTAPQAGGAAVGTQGNPYAQQGGNPYATNPYAQPGVQPGTPPQAPARTGAMTMDDVVMRSAMTLGTVVVGAVLAWALLPVSPTSYGLAIGAALIAFVLAMVQSFKRKASPALILAYAAFEGVFLGVLSEMFNSQWSGAPFQAVLGTMAVSGATLLVYKAGWIRVTARYARIGMTIAIAFILVMAVNLLLVVFGLAPDGGLRSMGPLGAIVGILAILLGAFFLTLDFKQIQDGIAYGAPREEAWLAAFGLTMTLVWIYIEMLRLVAIFSGDD; encoded by the coding sequence ATGAGGAGCAGCAACCCGGTCTTCTCGCGACGGGGGTTCAGCCGCGACAACGGCTACGCGGGCTTCAACACCGCGCCGCAGGCCGGGGGAGCAGCTGTCGGCACCCAGGGCAACCCCTACGCCCAGCAGGGCGGCAACCCGTACGCGACGAACCCGTACGCCCAGCCGGGCGTGCAGCCCGGCACCCCGCCGCAGGCTCCGGCCCGCACGGGCGCCATGACCATGGACGACGTCGTCATGCGCTCGGCCATGACGCTCGGCACGGTCGTCGTCGGCGCGGTCCTTGCCTGGGCCCTCCTGCCGGTGTCGCCCACGAGCTACGGCCTGGCCATCGGCGCCGCGCTCATCGCCTTCGTCCTGGCGATGGTGCAGTCCTTCAAGCGCAAGGCCTCGCCCGCGCTGATCCTGGCGTACGCCGCCTTCGAGGGTGTCTTCCTGGGCGTGCTCAGCGAGATGTTCAACTCGCAGTGGAGCGGCGCGCCCTTCCAGGCGGTGCTCGGCACCATGGCCGTCTCCGGCGCCACCCTCCTGGTCTACAAGGCGGGCTGGATCCGGGTCACCGCGCGGTACGCCCGCATCGGCATGACCATCGCGATCGCCTTCATCCTCGTCATGGCGGTCAACCTGCTGCTGGTCGTCTTCGGGCTCGCCCCCGACGGCGGACTGCGCAGCATGGGCCCGCTCGGCGCGATCGTCGGCATCCTCGCGATCCTGCTCGGCGCGTTCTTCCTGACCCTCGACTTCAAGCAGATCCAGGACGGCATCGCCTACGGTGCCCCGCGCGAGGAGGCCTGGCTGGCCGCGTTCGGCCTGACCATGACCCTCGTGTGGATCTACATCGAGATGCTCCGCCTGGTCGCCATCTTCAGCGGCGACGACTAG
- a CDS encoding ABC transporter ATP-binding protein, protein MTTTPLADRSTAVAARATELSKVYGQGETRVVALDQVTVDFRQAQFTAIMGPSGSGKSTLMHCVAGLDTFSAGSVRIGETELGSLKDKQLTKLRRDKIGFIFQAFNLLPTLTALENITLPMDIAGRKPDKQWLDTVIRMVGLADRLSHRPAQLSGGQQQRVAVARALASRPDIIFGDEPTGNLDSRSGAEVLGFLRNSVRELGQTVVMVTHDPVAAAYADRVIFLADGRIVDEMHEPTADLVLDRMKRFDTKGRTS, encoded by the coding sequence GTGACCACCACTCCCCTCGCCGACCGTTCCACCGCCGTGGCCGCCCGCGCCACGGAACTGTCGAAGGTCTACGGACAGGGCGAGACCCGTGTCGTCGCGCTGGACCAGGTGACCGTCGACTTCCGGCAGGCCCAGTTCACCGCGATCATGGGCCCCTCCGGGTCCGGCAAGTCCACGCTGATGCACTGCGTGGCCGGCCTCGACACCTTCTCGGCCGGCTCCGTCCGCATCGGCGAGACCGAACTGGGCTCGCTGAAGGACAAGCAGCTCACCAAGCTCCGCCGGGACAAGATCGGCTTCATCTTCCAGGCGTTCAACCTGCTGCCGACGCTGACCGCGCTGGAGAACATCACCCTCCCGATGGACATCGCCGGCCGCAAGCCGGACAAGCAGTGGCTGGACACCGTGATCCGCATGGTGGGCCTCGCCGACCGGTTGAGCCACCGGCCCGCCCAGCTCTCCGGCGGCCAGCAGCAGCGCGTCGCCGTGGCGCGGGCGCTCGCCTCCCGGCCGGACATCATCTTCGGGGACGAGCCCACCGGAAACCTCGACTCGCGTTCGGGCGCCGAGGTGCTGGGCTTCCTGCGCAACTCCGTACGGGAGTTGGGGCAGACCGTGGTGATGGTGACGCACGACCCCGTGGCCGCGGCCTACGCGGACCGCGTCATCTTCCTCGCCGACGGGCGCATCGTGGACGAGATGCACGAGCCGACGGCGGACCTGGTGCTGGACCGGATGAAGAGGTTCGACACCAAGGGGCGGACGAGCTAG
- a CDS encoding ABC transporter permease, whose product MFRTALRNVLSHKARLLMTVLAVMLGVAFVSGTLVFTNTISDALQKSSAKGFDHVDVAIRSEYQPDEGDTVAEQPKLTPELLKKVERVPGAESAFGVVSGFTALAGKDGKLIGGGFQSQGGNFWGTDDPRYPLQDGGRAPRGADEIAIDSETAKRAGYKVGDTVRLSVDGPVLTPTISGIFTTDDGNVAAGGSLTLFDTATAQKLFHMEGEFDTINVTAAPGTSQAQLQKAVDKVLPKDAAHTTTGQQLADDQATQIAAQMSGLKNGLLVFAGIALFVGTFIIANTFTMLVAQRTKELALLRAVGASRRQVTRSVLIEAFVVGAVAAVTGLAAGVGIGAGMRALIGSLGETVPAGPLVVSPGTVATALLVGVLITMLAAWLPGRRAAKIPPVAAMSSVHAKATTKSLVVRNTIGALFSGAGVATVLYATTMDGSDGQAPMGFGAVLLIIGVFVLTPLLSRPLIAAAAPLMRVFGISGKLARQNSVRNPRRTAATASALMIGLTLITGMTVMAGSLQKSIGKMAADAIKADYVVSMANGNFLSPDVEKKLAATEGVTAVSPLRNAESRIGDETEYLTGVNGAAIAKLTDFPLDSGRFKVGGGEVVVDAETAERRGWKTGSEFTAGFEGGRKQKLTVAGVYENNELIRGILLDNRTLDARLPAEVDPADMMVMVKTSAGASDAAKDRLEKALGENPAIKVQSGQDLSDDIAKMFTLMLNMLYGLLAMAVIVAVLGVINTLAMSVFERSQEIGMLRAIGLDRRGIKRMVRLESLVISLFGGVLGIGLGVFFGWAAGELVASRMPTYELVLPWARMAVFLLLAATVGILAALWPARRAAKLNMLAAIKSE is encoded by the coding sequence ATGTTCCGTACCGCCCTGCGCAACGTGCTCTCGCACAAGGCCAGGCTTCTCATGACCGTGCTCGCGGTGATGCTCGGCGTCGCCTTCGTGTCCGGCACGCTGGTCTTCACGAACACCATCTCGGACGCGCTCCAGAAGAGTTCGGCCAAGGGCTTCGACCACGTGGACGTCGCGATCCGGTCGGAGTACCAGCCGGACGAGGGCGACACCGTCGCCGAACAGCCGAAGCTCACCCCGGAGTTGCTGAAGAAGGTCGAGCGGGTGCCCGGCGCCGAGTCGGCGTTCGGTGTGGTGAGCGGGTTCACCGCCCTCGCCGGCAAGGACGGCAAGCTGATCGGCGGCGGCTTCCAGTCGCAGGGCGGGAACTTCTGGGGGACGGACGACCCCCGGTATCCCCTCCAGGACGGCGGCCGCGCGCCCCGGGGCGCGGACGAGATCGCGATCGACTCGGAGACCGCGAAGCGGGCCGGGTACAAGGTGGGCGACACCGTGCGGCTGTCCGTCGACGGCCCGGTCCTCACCCCCACCATCAGCGGGATCTTCACGACGGACGACGGCAATGTCGCCGCCGGCGGCAGCCTCACCCTGTTCGACACGGCGACGGCGCAGAAGCTCTTCCACATGGAGGGCGAGTTCGACACGATCAACGTGACGGCAGCGCCGGGCACCAGCCAGGCCCAGTTGCAGAAGGCCGTCGACAAGGTCCTGCCGAAGGACGCCGCCCACACCACCACCGGTCAGCAGCTCGCGGACGACCAGGCCACGCAGATCGCCGCCCAGATGAGCGGCCTGAAGAACGGGCTGCTGGTCTTCGCCGGGATCGCCCTGTTCGTGGGCACGTTCATCATCGCCAACACCTTCACGATGCTGGTCGCCCAGCGCACCAAGGAACTGGCGCTGCTGCGCGCGGTCGGCGCCTCCCGCCGCCAGGTGACGCGGTCCGTGCTGATCGAGGCGTTCGTGGTGGGCGCGGTCGCCGCCGTCACCGGTCTCGCCGCCGGCGTCGGGATCGGCGCCGGGATGCGGGCCCTGATCGGCTCCCTCGGTGAGACCGTCCCCGCCGGGCCGCTGGTGGTCTCCCCCGGCACGGTCGCCACCGCCCTGCTCGTCGGCGTGCTGATCACGATGCTGGCCGCCTGGCTGCCGGGCCGCCGCGCGGCGAAGATCCCGCCGGTCGCCGCGATGAGCAGCGTGCACGCGAAGGCGACGACCAAGTCGCTCGTCGTACGGAACACGATCGGCGCGCTGTTCTCCGGCGCGGGCGTCGCCACCGTCCTGTACGCCACCACGATGGACGGCTCGGACGGTCAGGCCCCGATGGGCTTCGGCGCGGTCCTGCTGATCATCGGCGTCTTCGTCCTCACCCCGCTCCTCTCCCGCCCCCTGATCGCGGCGGCCGCGCCCCTCATGCGGGTCTTCGGGATCTCCGGCAAGCTCGCCCGGCAGAACTCCGTGCGCAATCCGCGCCGTACCGCCGCGACCGCCTCGGCGCTGATGATCGGTCTGACGCTGATCACCGGCATGACGGTGATGGCGGGCAGCCTGCAGAAGTCCATCGGCAAGATGGCCGCCGACGCGATCAAGGCGGACTACGTCGTCTCGATGGCCAACGGCAACTTCCTCTCCCCGGACGTGGAGAAGAAGCTCGCCGCGACCGAGGGCGTCACCGCCGTCTCGCCGCTGCGCAACGCGGAGTCCCGGATCGGCGACGAGACCGAGTACCTCACGGGCGTCAACGGCGCGGCCATCGCGAAGCTCACCGACTTCCCCCTCGACAGCGGACGGTTCAAGGTCGGCGGCGGCGAGGTCGTGGTGGACGCGGAGACCGCCGAGCGGCGCGGCTGGAAGACCGGTTCGGAGTTCACGGCCGGGTTCGAGGGGGGCCGGAAGCAGAAGCTGACGGTCGCCGGGGTCTACGAGAACAACGAGCTGATCCGGGGCATCCTCCTCGACAACAGGACGCTCGACGCGCGGCTGCCCGCCGAGGTCGACCCGGCCGACATGATGGTCATGGTGAAGACCTCGGCCGGTGCCTCCGACGCCGCCAAGGACCGGCTGGAGAAGGCCCTCGGCGAGAACCCGGCGATCAAGGTCCAGAGCGGACAGGACCTCTCCGACGACATCGCGAAGATGTTCACGCTGATGCTGAACATGCTGTACGGCCTGCTGGCCATGGCCGTGATCGTCGCCGTCCTCGGGGTGATCAACACCCTGGCGATGTCGGTGTTCGAGCGCTCGCAGGAGATCGGCATGCTCCGTGCGATCGGTCTCGACCGGCGGGGCATCAAGCGGATGGTCCGTCTGGAGTCCCTGGTCATCTCCCTCTTCGGCGGAGTCCTCGGCATCGGCCTGGGCGTCTTCTTCGGCTGGGCCGCCGGCGAACTCGTCGCCAGCAGGATGCCGACGTACGAACTGGTCCTCCCCTGGGCCCGGATGGCCGTCTTCCTCCTGCTCGCCGCCACCGTCGGCATCCTGGCCGCGCTGTGGCCGGCCCGGCGCGCGGCGAAGCTGAACATGCTCGCGGCGATCAAGTCGGAGTAG
- a CDS encoding class I SAM-dependent methyltransferase codes for MQDAASRLKTLFEQLSGTPLPVRLRAWDGSTAGPPEAPVLVVRNRRALRRLLWKPGELGLARAWVAGDLGVDGDLYAVLDLVAGHVWERDEDARSLADTLRDPRARAAVKDLLKLAGPAVLLPPEPPREEVRARHRHTRRTDRRAVSHHYDVGNDFYEAVLGPSMVYSCAYWSASDGTTPLEAAQHDKLDLICRKLGLGPGQRLLDVGCGWGSMAVHAAREYGVHVVGVTLSQEQAAYARKRVADEGLTDRVEIRVQDYRDVTDGPYDAISSVGMAEHVGADRYLDYAENLYRLLGPGGRLLNHQISRRPQRDESTYSVDGFIDAYVFPDGELAPIGTTVTQLERAGFEVRDVESLREHYALTLRAWVTNLEARWAHAVALVGPGRARVWRLYMAASALGFERNRLGVNQVLAVRPPEGGASGLPLRARTWGA; via the coding sequence ATGCAGGACGCCGCGTCGCGGCTGAAGACCCTGTTCGAGCAGTTGTCGGGGACCCCGCTCCCGGTCCGGCTGCGGGCCTGGGACGGATCGACGGCCGGACCGCCGGAGGCCCCCGTCCTCGTGGTACGCAACCGCAGGGCCCTGCGCCGACTGCTGTGGAAGCCGGGCGAGCTGGGTCTGGCCCGCGCCTGGGTGGCCGGTGACCTCGGTGTGGACGGCGACCTCTACGCGGTACTGGACCTCGTGGCCGGACACGTGTGGGAGCGGGACGAGGACGCCCGGAGCCTCGCCGACACCCTGCGCGACCCGCGCGCACGGGCGGCCGTCAAGGACCTGCTGAAGCTCGCCGGCCCGGCCGTCCTGCTGCCGCCCGAACCGCCCCGCGAGGAGGTCCGCGCCCGCCACCGGCACACCAGACGCACCGACAGACGAGCCGTCAGCCACCACTACGACGTCGGCAACGACTTCTACGAGGCCGTCCTCGGCCCGTCGATGGTGTACTCCTGCGCCTACTGGTCCGCCTCCGACGGCACCACCCCCCTCGAAGCCGCCCAGCACGACAAGCTCGATCTCATCTGCCGCAAACTCGGCCTGGGGCCGGGGCAGCGGCTCCTCGACGTCGGCTGCGGCTGGGGCTCCATGGCCGTGCACGCGGCCCGCGAGTACGGCGTCCACGTCGTCGGCGTCACCCTCTCCCAGGAGCAGGCCGCCTACGCCCGTAAGCGCGTCGCCGACGAGGGCCTCACCGACCGCGTCGAGATCCGCGTCCAGGACTACCGCGACGTCACCGACGGGCCCTACGACGCGATCTCCTCCGTCGGCATGGCCGAACACGTGGGCGCGGACCGGTATCTGGACTACGCCGAGAACCTGTACCGGCTGCTCGGCCCCGGCGGACGGCTGCTCAACCACCAGATCTCCCGGCGCCCGCAGCGCGACGAGAGCACGTACTCCGTCGACGGCTTCATCGACGCGTACGTCTTCCCGGACGGCGAACTCGCCCCCATCGGCACCACCGTCACCCAGCTCGAACGCGCCGGGTTCGAGGTCCGCGACGTGGAGTCCCTGCGCGAGCACTACGCCCTCACCCTGCGCGCCTGGGTCACCAACCTCGAAGCGCGCTGGGCGCACGCCGTCGCCCTGGTCGGCCCCGGCCGCGCCCGCGTCTGGCGCCTCTACATGGCCGCCTCCGCCCTCGGCTTCGAACGCAACCGCCTCGGCGTCAACCAGGTACTGGCCGTACGGCCGCCGGAAGGGGGTGCGTCGGGCCTTCCGCTCAGGGCCCGGACCTGGGGCGCCTGA
- a CDS encoding NAD(P)/FAD-dependent oxidoreductase, with amino-acid sequence MSTTERPRILVVGGGYVGLYAARRILKKMRYGEATVTVVDPRSYMTYQPFLPEAAAGSISPRHVVVPLRRVLPKAEVLTGRVTTIDQDRKVATVAPLVGEAYELPFDYLVIALGAVSRTFPIPGLAEQGIGMKGIEEAIGLRNHVLEQLDKADSTTDEDVRRKALTFVFVGGGFAGAETIGEVEDMARDAAKYYKNVSREDMRFVLVDAADKILPEVGPKLGSYGKEHLEGRGVEVYLNTSMDSCVDGHVVLKNGLEVDSNTIVWTAGVKPNPVLSRYGLPLGPRGHVDASPTLQVTGTDYIWAAGDNAQVPDVAARKAGVENAWCPPNAQHALRQAKVLGDNVVSGMRGFPQKEYAHSNKGAVAGLGLHKGVAMIVMGKMKIKLRGRLAWYMHRGYHGLAMPTWNRKIRVFADWTLAMFLKREVVSLGAIETPREEFYEAAKPAPVAAAPAKTEEKAKAS; translated from the coding sequence ATGAGCACCACGGAGCGTCCCAGGATCCTCGTAGTAGGCGGTGGGTACGTAGGCCTGTACGCAGCTCGGCGCATCCTCAAGAAGATGCGCTACGGCGAGGCGACCGTCACGGTCGTCGACCCCCGGTCGTACATGACCTACCAGCCCTTCCTCCCCGAAGCCGCCGCCGGCAGCATCTCCCCCCGGCACGTCGTCGTCCCGCTGCGACGCGTGCTGCCGAAGGCGGAGGTCCTCACCGGTCGGGTCACCACCATCGACCAGGACCGCAAGGTCGCCACCGTCGCGCCGCTCGTCGGCGAGGCGTACGAGCTGCCCTTCGACTACCTGGTGATCGCGCTCGGCGCGGTCTCCCGCACCTTCCCGATCCCCGGCCTCGCCGAACAGGGCATCGGCATGAAGGGCATCGAGGAGGCCATCGGCCTGCGCAACCACGTCCTCGAACAGCTCGACAAGGCCGACTCCACGACCGACGAGGACGTCCGCCGCAAGGCGCTCACCTTCGTCTTCGTGGGCGGTGGCTTCGCCGGCGCCGAGACGATCGGCGAGGTCGAGGACATGGCGCGCGACGCCGCGAAGTACTACAAGAACGTGTCCCGCGAGGACATGCGCTTCGTGCTCGTCGACGCCGCCGACAAGATCCTCCCCGAGGTCGGCCCGAAGCTCGGCAGCTACGGCAAGGAGCACCTGGAGGGCCGTGGGGTCGAGGTCTACCTCAACACCTCCATGGACTCCTGCGTCGACGGCCACGTCGTGCTGAAGAACGGCCTGGAGGTCGACTCCAACACGATCGTCTGGACCGCCGGCGTCAAGCCCAACCCGGTCCTCTCCCGCTACGGCCTGCCGCTCGGCCCCCGCGGCCACGTGGACGCGTCGCCGACGCTCCAGGTCACCGGCACCGACTACATCTGGGCCGCCGGCGACAACGCCCAGGTCCCGGACGTCGCCGCCCGCAAGGCCGGCGTCGAGAACGCCTGGTGCCCGCCGAACGCGCAGCACGCGCTGCGTCAGGCCAAGGTCCTCGGCGACAACGTGGTCTCCGGCATGCGGGGCTTCCCGCAGAAGGAGTACGCGCACTCCAACAAGGGCGCGGTGGCGGGTCTCGGCCTCCACAAGGGCGTCGCGATGATCGTCATGGGCAAGATGAAGATCAAGCTGCGCGGTCGCCTGGCGTGGTACATGCACCGTGGCTACCACGGGCTCGCCATGCCGACCTGGAACCGCAAGATCCGCGTCTTCGCCGACTGGACGCTCGCGATGTTCCTCAAGCGCGAGGTCGTCTCGCTGGGCGCGATCGAGACTCCGCGCGAGGAGTTCTACGAGGCGGCGAAGCCGGCGCCGGTCGCTGCCGCTCCGGCCAAGACCGAGGAGAAGGCCAAGGCGTCCTGA
- a CDS encoding Ppx/GppA phosphatase family protein encodes MTRVAAVDCGTNSIRLLVADCDPTTGELVELDRRMIIVRLGQGVDRTGRLAPEALERTFAACREYAAVIKELGAERIRFVATSASRDAENRDEFVRGVFDILGVEPEVISGDREAEFSFTGATKELTGRTDLTKPYLVVDIGGGSTEFVVGDDQVRGARSVDIGCVRLTERHLVRDGAVVDPPGPEQIAAIRADIEAALDLAERDVPLREAHTLVGLAGSVTTISAIAQDLPAYDSAAIHHSRIPYDRVREITEWLLRSTHAEREAVPSMHPGRVDVIAAGALVLLSIMERIGATEVVVSEHDILDGIAWSVA; translated from the coding sequence GTGACCCGGGTCGCCGCCGTCGACTGCGGTACGAACTCCATCCGGCTCCTCGTCGCCGACTGCGACCCGACCACCGGTGAACTCGTCGAGCTGGACCGGCGGATGATCATCGTCCGGCTCGGCCAGGGAGTCGACCGCACGGGACGGCTGGCCCCCGAGGCGCTGGAGCGGACCTTCGCGGCCTGCCGCGAGTACGCGGCCGTCATCAAGGAACTGGGCGCCGAGCGCATCCGTTTCGTCGCCACCTCCGCCTCCCGGGACGCCGAGAACCGGGACGAGTTCGTGCGCGGGGTGTTCGACATCCTCGGCGTCGAGCCCGAGGTGATCTCCGGCGACCGCGAGGCCGAGTTCTCCTTCACCGGCGCGACCAAGGAGCTGACGGGGCGCACCGACCTCACCAAGCCCTATCTGGTCGTGGACATCGGCGGCGGCTCCACCGAGTTCGTCGTCGGCGACGACCAGGTGCGCGGCGCCCGCTCCGTGGACATCGGCTGCGTACGGCTGACCGAGCGGCACCTCGTCCGGGACGGGGCGGTGGTCGACCCGCCCGGCCCGGAGCAGATCGCCGCGATCCGCGCCGACATCGAGGCGGCCCTCGACCTCGCCGAGCGGGACGTGCCGCTGCGCGAGGCGCACACCCTGGTCGGGCTCGCCGGTTCGGTCACCACCATCTCCGCGATCGCCCAGGACCTGCCCGCGTACGACTCGGCGGCCATCCACCACTCCCGGATCCCCTACGACCGGGTCCGGGAGATCACCGAGTGGCTGCTGCGCTCGACGCACGCGGAGCGGGAGGCCGTCCCCTCCATGCATCCCGGCCGGGTGGACGTGATCGCGGCGGGCGCCCTCGTCCTGCTGTCGATCATGGAGCGGATCGGGGCGACGGAGGTCGTGGTGAGCGAACACGACATTCTGGACGGCATCGCCTGGTCCGTGGCGTAG
- a CDS encoding DUF501 domain-containing protein: MQTPPPPTPRTEPTDADVEAFQQQLGRPPRGLRAIAHRCPCGQPDVVETAPRLPDGTPFPTTYYLTCPRAASAIGTLEANGVMKEMTERLANDPELAAAYRAAHEDYIARRDEIEVLEGFPSAGGMPDRVKCLHVLVGHSLAAGPGVNPLGDEAIAMLPEWWAKGPCVTLPEGDDQ; this comes from the coding sequence ATGCAGACCCCTCCGCCGCCCACCCCGCGCACCGAGCCGACCGACGCCGACGTCGAGGCCTTCCAGCAGCAGCTCGGCCGTCCGCCGCGCGGTCTGCGCGCCATCGCGCACCGCTGCCCCTGCGGACAGCCGGACGTCGTCGAGACGGCGCCGCGCCTGCCGGACGGGACGCCCTTCCCCACGACGTACTACCTGACGTGCCCGCGCGCGGCCTCCGCGATCGGCACGCTGGAGGCGAACGGCGTGATGAAGGAGATGACGGAGCGGCTGGCGAACGACCCCGAACTGGCCGCCGCCTACCGGGCCGCGCACGAGGACTACATCGCCCGCCGCGACGAGATCGAGGTCCTGGAGGGCTTCCCCAGCGCGGGCGGCATGCCGGACCGGGTGAAGTGCCTGCACGTCCTCGTCGGCCACTCGCTGGCCGCCGGTCCCGGCGTCAACCCGCTGGGCGACGAGGCGATCGCGATGCTGCCGGAGTGGTGGGCGAAGGGCCCGTGCGTCACGCTGCCCGAGGGGGACGACCAGTGA
- a CDS encoding FtsB family cell division protein: MAVKDRDRDRFSTATRLKVLGEQTAARVYRSQTKRQARRSRLTGRAALLALVLCSMIVALAYPIRQYVSQRAEIADMQRQREEARERVEELRDLKARWQDDAYAEQRIRERLHYVMPGETGYTMIDPDAAKQSRTTQGAADRPWYTNVWDGVDKADAADS; encoded by the coding sequence ATGGCCGTGAAGGACCGGGACCGGGACCGTTTCTCCACCGCGACGCGGCTGAAGGTGCTCGGTGAGCAGACGGCCGCCCGGGTCTACCGCTCCCAGACCAAGCGCCAGGCCCGCCGCTCCCGACTGACCGGCCGGGCCGCGCTGCTCGCCCTCGTCCTCTGCTCGATGATCGTGGCGCTCGCCTATCCCATAAGGCAGTACGTCTCCCAGCGCGCCGAGATCGCCGACATGCAGCGGCAGCGCGAAGAGGCGCGCGAGCGGGTCGAGGAGTTGCGCGACCTCAAGGCGCGCTGGCAGGACGACGCGTACGCCGAGCAGCGCATCCGCGAGCGGCTGCACTATGTGATGCCGGGCGAGACCGGTTACACGATGATCGACCCGGACGCGGCGAAGCAGTCCCGTACGACCCAAGGAGCGGCCGACCGCCCCTGGTACACCAACGTCTGGGACGGGGTCGACAAGGCCGACGCCGCCGACAGCTGA
- the eno gene encoding phosphopyruvate hydratase: MPSIDVVVAREILDSRGNPTVEVEVGLDDGSTGRAAVPSGASTGAFEAIELRDGDPNRYLGKGVEKAVLAVIEQIGPELVGYDATEQRLIDQAMFDLDATDNKGSLGANAILGVSLAVAHAASEASDLPLFRYLGGPNAHLLPVPMMNILNGGSHADSNVDIQEFMIAPIGAESFSEALRWGAEVYHTLKKVLKTKGLSTGLGDEGGFAPNLESNRAALDLIIEAIKEAGYTPGEQIALALDVAASEFYKDGVYVFEGKERSAAEMTEYYADLVEAYPLVSIEDPLFEDDWAGWNTITTKLGDKVQIVGDDLFVTNPERLARGIEEGSANALLVKVNQIGSLTETLDAVELAQRNGFKCMMSHRSGETEDVTIADLAVAVNCGQIKTGAPARSDRVAKYNQLLRIEEILDDAAVYAGRSAFPRFKG, translated from the coding sequence GTGCCGTCCATCGACGTCGTCGTAGCCCGGGAAATCCTCGACTCGCGAGGCAACCCCACCGTCGAGGTCGAGGTCGGCCTCGACGACGGCAGCACGGGTCGTGCCGCCGTTCCGTCCGGCGCCTCCACCGGTGCCTTCGAGGCCATCGAGCTTCGTGACGGCGACCCGAACCGCTACCTCGGCAAGGGCGTCGAGAAGGCCGTCCTCGCCGTGATCGAGCAGATCGGCCCGGAGCTCGTCGGTTACGACGCCACCGAGCAGCGCCTCATCGACCAGGCGATGTTCGACCTGGACGCCACCGACAACAAGGGCTCCCTCGGCGCCAACGCCATCCTCGGCGTCTCCCTCGCCGTCGCCCACGCCGCCTCCGAGGCCAGCGACCTCCCGCTCTTCCGTTACCTGGGCGGCCCGAACGCGCACCTGCTGCCCGTTCCGATGATGAACATCCTGAACGGCGGCTCGCACGCCGACTCCAACGTGGACATCCAGGAGTTCATGATCGCCCCCATCGGCGCGGAGTCCTTCTCCGAGGCCCTGCGCTGGGGCGCCGAGGTCTACCACACCCTCAAGAAGGTGCTGAAGACCAAGGGCCTGTCCACCGGCCTCGGCGACGAGGGCGGCTTCGCCCCGAACCTGGAGTCCAACCGCGCCGCCCTCGACCTCATCATCGAGGCCATCAAGGAGGCCGGTTACACCCCCGGCGAGCAGATCGCCCTGGCGCTCGACGTCGCCGCCTCCGAGTTCTACAAGGACGGCGTGTACGTCTTCGAGGGCAAGGAGCGCTCCGCCGCCGAGATGACCGAGTACTACGCCGACCTCGTCGAGGCGTACCCGCTCGTCTCCATCGAGGACCCGCTGTTCGAGGACGACTGGGCCGGCTGGAACACCATCACCACGAAGCTGGGCGACAAGGTCCAGATCGTCGGCGACGACCTCTTCGTCACCAACCCCGAGCGCCTCGCCCGCGGCATCGAGGAGGGCTCCGCCAACGCCCTGCTGGTCAAGGTCAACCAGATCGGTTCGCTGACCGAGACCCTGGACGCCGTCGAGCTGGCCCAGCGCAACGGCTTCAAGTGCATGATGTCCCACCGCTCCGGCGAGACCGAGGACGTCACCATCGCCGACCTCGCCGTCGCCGTGAACTGCGGCCAGATCAAGACCGGCGCCCCGGCCCGCTCGGACCGCGTCGCCAAGTACAACCAGCTGCTGCGCATCGAGGAGATCCTCGACGACGCCGCGGTCTACGCCGGCCGCTCGGCCTTCCCCCGCTTCAAGGGCTGA